In Streptomyces sp. DG2A-72, one genomic interval encodes:
- a CDS encoding MaoC/PaaZ C-terminal domain-containing protein yields MPIDAAKALAAEPRSGEIAWDHKDVQLYHLGVGAGANPDKETPSTDPDELRYTLESRLHVLPSFATVAGSGSPGVISSLSMPGVEVDLARVLHGGQSLTLHRPIPVKGTATATGRIAAVYDKGKAAVLVMRTEVTDAEGPLWTNDAQIFVRGEGGWGGDRGPSARLEPPAGEPDKVVERPIREDQALLYRLSGDWNPLHADPEFAKVAGFERPILHGLCTYGITLKAVVDTLLGGDTARVRSYDTRFAGVVYPGETLRIRMWRPSGAVIRVAVSAVEREDAPVLADTIVQHS; encoded by the coding sequence ATGCCCATCGACGCAGCCAAGGCGCTCGCCGCCGAACCCCGTTCCGGCGAGATCGCCTGGGACCACAAGGATGTGCAGCTGTACCACCTGGGGGTGGGCGCCGGCGCGAATCCTGACAAGGAGACCCCCTCCACCGACCCCGACGAACTGCGCTACACCCTGGAATCCCGGCTGCACGTCCTGCCGAGCTTCGCCACCGTCGCGGGCAGCGGCTCGCCCGGCGTGATCAGCAGCCTGTCCATGCCCGGCGTCGAGGTCGACCTGGCCCGTGTCCTGCACGGCGGCCAGTCCCTGACCCTCCACCGCCCGATCCCGGTCAAGGGCACCGCCACCGCCACCGGCCGGATCGCCGCCGTCTACGACAAGGGCAAGGCCGCCGTCCTCGTCATGCGCACCGAAGTCACCGACGCCGAGGGCCCGTTGTGGACCAACGACGCGCAGATCTTCGTACGGGGAGAAGGCGGATGGGGCGGCGACCGAGGGCCGTCCGCGCGCCTCGAACCGCCCGCCGGTGAGCCGGACAAGGTCGTCGAGCGGCCGATCCGCGAGGACCAGGCCCTCCTCTACCGCCTCTCCGGCGACTGGAACCCGCTGCACGCCGACCCGGAGTTCGCCAAGGTCGCCGGGTTCGAGCGGCCCATCCTGCACGGGCTGTGCACCTACGGCATCACGCTCAAGGCGGTCGTCGACACGCTGCTAGGCGGCGACACCGCCCGCGTGCGGTCGTATGACACACGGTTCGCCGGGGTGGTCTACCCGGGCGAGACCCTGCGCATCCGTATGTGGCGGCCTTCCGGGGCCGTGATCCGCGTGGCCGTCAGCGCCGTCGAGCGGGAGGACGCGCCCGTCCTCGCCGACACCATCGTCCAGCACTCGTGA
- a CDS encoding ABC transporter ATP-binding protein — protein sequence MTQTEPAGAFTGAAVSFTGAVKTFGAVRAVDGLDLEIAHGETVALLGRNGAGKSTAISLLLGLNEPDEGTVELFGEPPERSVRAGRVGAMLQEARAVPRVTVRELVSFVAGRYPAPLPVGQALELAGLAGLAERRVDRLSGGQTQRVRFAVALAGNPSLIVLDEPTAALDVEARQSFWRSIRAFARRGHTVLFSTHHLEEADAYADRILVVDHGRIVADGSGEQLKRAVGGSVVAVDVPSGVDLETLPGVRSVEVRGGRARLRTDDSDATVVALAALGAVRGLEVAPASLEDAFLTLTSTSSSTSTSTSLVAEAV from the coding sequence ATGACACAGACAGAACCTGCCGGGGCCTTCACGGGGGCGGCCGTGTCCTTCACGGGGGCGGTCAAGACCTTCGGCGCGGTACGGGCCGTCGACGGCCTCGACCTGGAGATCGCGCACGGCGAGACGGTCGCACTGCTCGGCCGCAACGGTGCGGGCAAATCGACGGCGATCTCGCTGCTGCTCGGCCTGAACGAGCCCGACGAGGGCACGGTGGAGCTCTTCGGCGAGCCTCCGGAGCGGTCGGTGCGGGCGGGCAGGGTCGGGGCGATGCTCCAGGAGGCGCGGGCGGTGCCCCGGGTCACCGTGCGCGAGCTGGTCTCCTTCGTGGCAGGCCGCTATCCCGCCCCGCTTCCCGTCGGCCAGGCGCTGGAACTGGCCGGACTCGCCGGGTTGGCGGAGCGACGGGTGGACCGGCTCTCCGGAGGCCAGACACAGCGGGTGCGCTTCGCGGTCGCGCTGGCCGGAAACCCTTCCCTCATCGTGCTGGACGAGCCCACCGCCGCCCTGGACGTGGAGGCCCGCCAGTCCTTCTGGCGCTCGATACGGGCGTTTGCGCGGCGCGGCCACACCGTCCTGTTCTCTACGCACCACCTGGAGGAAGCGGACGCGTATGCCGACCGGATCCTCGTCGTCGACCATGGCCGGATCGTCGCGGACGGCTCGGGCGAGCAGCTGAAACGGGCGGTCGGCGGCAGCGTCGTGGCGGTGGATGTGCCGTCCGGCGTGGACCTGGAGACGCTGCCCGGGGTGCGGTCGGTGGAGGTGCGCGGGGGCCGGGCGCGGTTGCGCACCGACGACTCGGACGCGACGGTGGTCGCGCTGGCGGCGCTGGGCGCGGTCCGCGGACTGGAGGTGGCTCCGGCGTCGCTGGAGGACGCGTTCCTGACGCTGACCTCGACCTCTTCCTCGACGTCGACCTCGACCTCGCTTGTCGCGGAGGCGGTGTGA
- a CDS encoding ABC transporter permease: MSDYLRLEVRRTLRDRGFVIGGIAMPVMMYLLFTNLGANDGSWKAQSMVGMAAYGALGSALNTGGGVAEDRAIGWLRQLRVTPMSPREVVIGRALTGSVTVLPAIVAVLAAGGLVNGVRLAVWQWAAIAVLLWLGSVPFTLLGLGNGYGLTAQTTGVANMLCNLGLSVVGGLWFPIALFPDWLRSLSTYTPSNRFAQLGRSVVEGHAPAAAAIVVLGVWLLAFGSYAVLSYRRNAGTV, from the coding sequence ATCTCGGACTATCTGCGGCTTGAAGTGCGCCGGACGCTGCGCGACCGGGGGTTTGTGATCGGCGGGATCGCGATGCCGGTGATGATGTACCTGCTGTTCACCAACCTCGGTGCGAACGACGGGAGTTGGAAGGCGCAGTCGATGGTCGGAATGGCCGCGTACGGCGCGCTCGGCTCGGCCCTGAACACCGGTGGCGGGGTCGCCGAGGACCGGGCCATCGGCTGGCTGCGGCAGCTGAGGGTGACCCCGATGAGCCCGCGTGAGGTGGTGATCGGCCGGGCGCTGACCGGCTCGGTGACGGTGCTCCCGGCGATCGTCGCGGTCCTCGCGGCCGGCGGCCTGGTCAACGGCGTCCGGCTCGCCGTATGGCAGTGGGCGGCGATCGCGGTGCTGCTGTGGCTGGGGTCGGTGCCGTTCACGCTGCTGGGTCTGGGCAACGGCTACGGGCTGACCGCGCAGACCACCGGCGTGGCGAACATGCTGTGCAACCTGGGCCTGTCGGTGGTCGGCGGCCTGTGGTTCCCCATCGCTCTGTTCCCCGACTGGCTGCGCTCCCTGTCGACGTACACCCCCTCCAACCGCTTCGCCCAGCTCGGCCGGTCCGTCGTCGAGGGTCACGCACCGGCGGCCGCCGCGATTGTGGTGCTGGGAGTCTGGCTGCTGGCCTTTGGTTCGTACGCTGTGTTGTCGTACCGGCGGAACGCCGGGACCGTCTGA
- a CDS encoding response regulator transcription factor yields MPRDHRPARSIRVLLAEDQGMMRGALALLLGMEPDIEVVAQVSAGDVIVEAAQTHRPDVALLDIELPGKSGLDAAAELRDQVPDCRVLILTTFGRPGYLRRAMEAGAAGFLVKDGPVEELAACIRRVLTGETVIDPALAAAALSAGPNPLTPRECEVLKASADGATVSDIASSLHLSESTVRNYLSAAIGKTGTRNRMEALREARQQGWL; encoded by the coding sequence ATGCCCCGCGATCATCGCCCGGCCAGGTCCATCCGCGTTCTCCTCGCCGAGGACCAGGGCATGATGCGCGGCGCCCTCGCCCTGCTGCTCGGGATGGAACCGGACATCGAGGTCGTGGCCCAGGTGTCGGCCGGCGACGTGATCGTGGAAGCGGCACAGACCCACCGTCCGGACGTGGCCCTGCTGGACATCGAGCTCCCCGGCAAGAGCGGTCTGGACGCCGCCGCCGAGCTGCGTGACCAGGTGCCGGACTGCCGGGTGCTGATCCTCACGACCTTCGGCCGCCCCGGATACCTGCGGCGGGCCATGGAGGCGGGCGCCGCCGGTTTCCTGGTGAAGGACGGTCCGGTGGAGGAGCTGGCCGCCTGCATCCGCCGGGTACTCACCGGGGAGACGGTGATCGACCCGGCCCTCGCCGCCGCCGCACTAAGCGCCGGCCCCAATCCGCTCACCCCCCGGGAGTGCGAAGTCCTCAAGGCGTCGGCGGACGGCGCGACGGTCTCCGACATCGCCTCCTCGCTCCACCTCTCCGAGTCCACGGTCCGCAACTACCTCTCCGCCGCGATCGGCAAGACGGGCACCAGAAACCGGATGGAGGCACTGCGGGAGGCCCGCCAGCAGGGGTGGCTCTGA
- a CDS encoding SigE family RNA polymerase sigma factor, translating to MGDRKEARDTEFQSFVTGRWPRLMRTAFLLTGEQHAAEDLVQSTLERVYVAWRRVGSADDPEAYVRRVMVNAHARRHRRRLKEYLAPKDDSGLVREVPDSGDRIAQADDRNELLKALAQLPPRQREAVVLRYWEDLTETQTAEAMRCSVGAVKSNAAKGIAKLRAIPGLAETVTQGGRK from the coding sequence ATGGGGGATCGCAAGGAGGCTCGGGACACGGAGTTCCAGAGCTTTGTCACCGGCCGCTGGCCGCGGCTGATGCGGACGGCATTTCTCCTCACGGGGGAGCAGCACGCCGCGGAGGACCTGGTCCAGTCCACGCTCGAGCGGGTCTATGTGGCCTGGCGCAGGGTCGGTTCGGCCGACGACCCGGAGGCGTATGTACGACGCGTGATGGTCAACGCGCATGCGCGCAGACACCGTCGGCGGCTGAAGGAGTACCTGGCGCCGAAGGACGACTCGGGCCTCGTGCGCGAGGTGCCCGACAGCGGAGACCGCATCGCCCAGGCCGATGACCGCAACGAGTTGCTGAAGGCGCTCGCCCAACTGCCGCCACGGCAGCGGGAGGCGGTGGTCCTGCGGTACTGGGAGGACCTGACGGAGACCCAGACCGCCGAGGCGATGCGCTGTTCCGTCGGCGCGGTGAAGAGCAACGCGGCGAAGGGGATCGCGAAACTCCGGGCCATACCGGGGCTGGCGGAGACGGTGACGCAGGGAGGGCGGAAGTGA